A segment of the Odoribacter splanchnicus DSM 20712 genome:
GAAAGAAGGAAATATAAATAAGACAATAATACCTATTGGTCCTTATATTCATTACGCTAGTCCATTACTGACTGATGAACAGTTCCGGAAATTGAAGAGTGAGTTAGGTAAAGTTTTATTGGTATTCCCCTCACATGGGATAATTGGAGCTGATTCAAGTTATAATATAAATGATTTTATTGCTGAAATAGAAAGAATAAAAGTTGATTATGATAGTGTATTGATTTCTTTGTATTGGACCGATGCATTAAATACAACATTGGTAGCCAACTATATTGAAAAGGGGTATAAAATTGTAACTTCCGGTCATCGTTTTGATTTGAATTTTTTGTCCCGTCAGCGGAGTATAATCGAATTGGCAGATTATACGATTTCTAATAATCTGGGTACTCATGTTGGATATTGTATTTATTTAGGTAAACCACATTATATTTTTAGACAGAAAGTAGAGTCTTGTTATAAGAATAAAATAGTTGAGAAACATGTATTATCCTCTTGTACAGAAGATAATGAAAATACATATCAAAGTGAGTTGGAGGAAGTATGTAGTTATTTTGATTCTGATATACGGTTGATAACTCCTGAACAGAAAAAGATTGTTGAGGAATTTTGGGGTATTTCTTATGTAAAAACACCGCTTGAATTACGAAATGAATTGATGGTTATTTGAAGAGGAATAAAATCAAGGGATATGCGAAATGATAGTGTTGATTTAATATGGAAGGAAGGGGATAGGCATTTGTATATGGAATTGTAGAAGCATTGAGTGTTTTGGTGATATATTTGATTACTATTGCTTATGTTAATAGCTACTTGCCTTGGCGTATCGGTAAAAGATATTCTTAATATTTGAAATAACAGATAAGAATATCTTAATAGAAGTTTCTTTTATTTTCTTATAAAAATACATTATTGATGGTTGTAAAAGATTTAATATCCATTGTTACTCCTATGTATAATGGAGAAAAGTATATTGTCCAAACGATAGAATCTGTGATTGGGCAGACTTATAATGATTGGGAGATGATAATTGTGGATGATGGTTCGAAGGACCATAGTCCGCTAATTGTTGAAGAATATAGTCAAAAAGATGGGCGGATTAAGTTATATCGGCAGGTTAATGCAGGATCGGCTGCAGCTCGTAATAATGGGTTACGTCACTCTCAAGGACAATATATTTGTTTTCTGGATGCAGATGATGTATTGGATTGTACTTTTTTGGAAAAACAATTGTGTTTTTTACGGGAAAAAGATGCTGGTATAGTATATGCTTCATACAGACGTATTAATGAGGTTGGTAAGGAAATACTAAAACCTTTTATTGTACCGGAAAAAGTAAATTATAAGGGACTGCTGAAAACTTGTTCTATTTCTTGCCTTACGGCTATGTTTGATAAAAAGAAAACCGGAGAAGTTTATTTTGATGAAACATTGAGAAGTATGCGTGATGATTTCGTTTTTTGGTTGACTCTGTTGAAAAGGATTGATTATGCTTATGGAAATCCGGAGGTATTGGCTTCTTATCGTGTATTCTCAACCAGTACTACTGGCAACAAGAAAAAGGTTATGAAGCCGCAATTTATGGTTTATTATAAAGTTGAGAAGTTAGGGCTGTTGAGAAGTATTTATTATTTTATGCATTGGGCGGTTAATGGTTTTCTTAAATACAGATAATTATGGATTTGATTATAGGAGCAGGGATTTCGGGTCTCAGTTATGCTAATTTTATAGAAAACGACTTTTTTATAGTTGAAAAAGAAAGTGAACCAGGAGGGTATTGCAAAACAATTAAAAGGAATGGATTTGTTTGGGATTATTCCGGACATTTTTTTCATTTTCAGCACCCTGAGTTAGAGAAGTATATTTGTAAGAATATTTCTGCAAGTTCTCTTTTATCGGTAGAGAAACACACTCAGATATATTATAAAGGAAAGTATATCGATTTTCCTTTTCAAAAAAATATTCATCAATTGGAAAAAGAGGAATTGATTGAATGTCTTTATGATTTGTTTACTGCCGGGAAACATAGTTATTCTACTTTTAAAGAGATGGTCTATGCTAATCTGGGTAAATCTATTGCAGAAAAATTTCTCATTCCTTATAATGAAAAACTTTATGCCTGTGATTTGGATGTTTTGGATGTAAATGCTATGGGACGTTTTTTTCCCAAGGCTGATAAGGAAGATATTATATTGAATTTTCGTTCTCATGATAATTCTTCCTATAACCATTTTTTTACTTATCCCCGGGGAGGAGCAATTGAATATGTTTATTCATTATTGAAAAATATAGATCAGGATAAATTGTCTTTGAATGAAGTTTTGCAATTTGTAGATGTAGAACGGAAAGTTGCTATTACTAACCGGAGGGAAATAAAGTATGACCGTTTAGTTTCGACATTACCATTTCCCCAATTGTTAGACATTTGTAAGTTAGTATATCCTGATGATGTTTTTTCTTGTAATAAAGTTTTAGTATTTAATTTAGGTTTTGACTCAAAAGGTAATGATAAGCTGAACAGTTGGGTATATGTGCCTGAAAAGGAATTCATTTTTTATCGTATTGGGTATTACGATAATATAATGAATACAGACCGGATGTCACTATATGTTGAGATTGGTTTTTCACAAAAACAGGAAATGCTGAAAGAAGGGCTTTATTTGGATCGAATACTAAGTGATTTAAGAAAAATGGGAATTATTACTACCCAAAAATTAGTAGACTATGAGGCTGTTTTAATGAATCCTGCTTATGTTCACATAAATAAAAAGAGTGTAGAAACAGTGGAAGAATATAAAGAAATTTTAGAAAAGAATGATATATATTCTATAGGTAGATATGGGAGTTGGACTTATTGTTCTATAGAGGATAATATTCTTGAGGCACGTGAATTGGCTGAAAAATTGAATAAATAGGGGAAATGATTTGATATTCCTCTATAATATTACTGAAATAAATTTTATGAAAATACTGGTCACCGGCGCAGCCGGGTTTATCGGGTCTTATGTCGTGCAGCGTCTGCTGGAACGGGGAGACGAGGTGGTGGGGTTGGATAATATCAACGATTATTATGAGGTGGAGTTGAAATACGGAAGGCTTGCAGAGTGCGGTATTGTGAAGGAAGAGGTGGGGTGGTATAAACTGGTGCAGAGCCGGAAGTGGCCGGCCTACCGGTTTATCCGTATGAATCTGGAGGACAGTCAGGCTATGGAGATGCTGTTCGTGAATGAGCGGTTCGGCCGGGTTTGCCATTTGGCGGCTCAGGCGGGCGTGCGGTATTCGATTACGAATCCCCGGGCTTATATTGAGAGTAATATCGACGGATTTTTCAATGTGTTGGAGTGTTGTCGCTGGAACCGGGTGGAACATCTGGTGTTTGCCAGTTCGAGCAGTGTGTACGGGTTGAACGGGAAGGTTCCGTTTTCAGAAAAGGATAGTATCGCGCATCCGGTAAGTCTGTATGCAGCTTCGAAGAAGAGTAATGAGCTGATGGCGCATGCCTATAGTCATCTGTATGGAATCCCGGTGACGGGTTTGCGCTTCTTTACGGTTTACGGTCCCTGGGGGCGTCCGGATATGAGTCCTTTCCTGTTTGCGGATGCTGTTTTGCACGACCGGCCGGTTAAAGTGTTCAATCAGGGGGATATGCTTCGGGATTTTACGTATATCGACGATATTGCGGAGGGAGTAATCCGTTGTATCGACCGGGTGGCCGAACCCGATCCGGCCTGGAATGCGGAATGTCCCGATCCGGCCTGCTCTTCGGCACCTTACCGGATCTACAATATCGGCAATTCGGAGCCGGTACGGCTGATGGATTTTATCGCGGCGGTAGAGGCGGCCTGCGAAAAGGAAGCTGTGAAAGAATATCTGCCTATGCAGCCGGGAGATGTGTATCAGACGAATGCCGATACTTCGGCTTTACAGCGTGATATGGGGTATAAACCTTCGAAAGACATCCGGGAAGGCATCAGGGAGACCGTGGCCTGGTTTAAGTCGTATTATCATTTGGAGTAGTTGCTTCATTTTTGATCTGAATAGTTTTGTTTATATACCAGTTTTCCCTTACTGTTTTTCCGGTAAGGGATTTTTCATTTAAATCAATCGTGTTATGAATATAGCAATAGTAGGCACGGGTTATGTCGGTCTGGTGACAGGCACCTGTTTTGCTGAGATGGGGGTGAACGTGACTTGTGTGGATGTGATGGAAGAGAAGATAGAGAGCCTGAAAAAAGGGATCATTCCGATTTATGAGCCGGGCCTGGAGGATATGGTACACCGGAATTTTCAGGCAGGACGTCTGAGGTTTACTACCGATCTGGCAGAGGTATTGGATGAAGTGGAAGTGGTTTTCAGTGCCGTTGGGACTCCCCCTGACGAGGATGGGAGTGCCGATCTGAAATATGTGCTGGAGGTGGCCCATACAATCGGACGGGGAATAAATAAATATATTTTGGTCGTAACCAAAAGTACGGTACCTGTCGGAACGGCCCGGAAAGTAAAGGCGGTAATTCAGGAAGAGTTGGATAAGCGTGGAGTAGAAGTGGGTTTTGATGTGGCTTCGAATCCGGAGTTTCTGAAGGAGGGTAATGCCGTGGACGATTTCATGAAACCGGACCGTGTGGTGGTCGGTGTGGAGTCGGAAGAGGCACGGCGGCTGATGGAGAAGCTTTACAAGCCTTTTATGATGAATAACTACCGTTTGATTTTCACGGATATCCCGTCGGCAGAGATGATCAAGTATGCGGCCAATTCGATGCTGGCAACGCGGATCAGTTTTATGAACGATATCGCTAATTTGTGTGAGCTGGTCGGTGCTGATGTGAATATGGTACGGAAGGGGATCGGGGCGGATAGCCGGATTGGCAGTAAGTTCCTTTATCCGGGCTGTGGGTATGGCGGTTCCTGTTTCCCGAAAGACGTAAAAGCATTGATAAAAACGGCGGAAAAGAATGGTTATCGGATGCGGGTATTGGAGGCTGTGGAAGAGGTGAACGAGACCCAGAAAACGGTTTTATTTCATAAGTTGGCGAAATATTATCCGGATCTGTCGGGAAAAACTATAGCAATCTGGGGTCTGGCTTTTAAGCCTGAGACGGACGATATGCGTGAAGCTACGGCTTTGGTGATGATCGGTTTGCTGACCCGGGCCGGAGCAAAGGTACGGGTGTATGATCCTATAGCCATGCCGGAGTGCCGGCGCAGAGTGGGTGACCGGGTGGAATACGCCAGGGATATGTA
Coding sequences within it:
- a CDS encoding glycosyltransferase family 2 protein, with product MVVKDLISIVTPMYNGEKYIVQTIESVIGQTYNDWEMIIVDDGSKDHSPLIVEEYSQKDGRIKLYRQVNAGSAAARNNGLRHSQGQYICFLDADDVLDCTFLEKQLCFLREKDAGIVYASYRRINEVGKEILKPFIVPEKVNYKGLLKTCSISCLTAMFDKKKTGEVYFDETLRSMRDDFVFWLTLLKRIDYAYGNPEVLASYRVFSTSTTGNKKKVMKPQFMVYYKVEKLGLLRSIYYFMHWAVNGFLKYR
- a CDS encoding protoporphyrinogen/coproporphyrinogen oxidase gives rise to the protein MDLIIGAGISGLSYANFIENDFFIVEKESEPGGYCKTIKRNGFVWDYSGHFFHFQHPELEKYICKNISASSLLSVEKHTQIYYKGKYIDFPFQKNIHQLEKEELIECLYDLFTAGKHSYSTFKEMVYANLGKSIAEKFLIPYNEKLYACDLDVLDVNAMGRFFPKADKEDIILNFRSHDNSSYNHFFTYPRGGAIEYVYSLLKNIDQDKLSLNEVLQFVDVERKVAITNRREIKYDRLVSTLPFPQLLDICKLVYPDDVFSCNKVLVFNLGFDSKGNDKLNSWVYVPEKEFIFYRIGYYDNIMNTDRMSLYVEIGFSQKQEMLKEGLYLDRILSDLRKMGIITTQKLVDYEAVLMNPAYVHINKKSVETVEEYKEILEKNDIYSIGRYGSWTYCSIEDNILEARELAEKLNK
- a CDS encoding NAD-dependent epimerase; protein product: MKILVTGAAGFIGSYVVQRLLERGDEVVGLDNINDYYEVELKYGRLAECGIVKEEVGWYKLVQSRKWPAYRFIRMNLEDSQAMEMLFVNERFGRVCHLAAQAGVRYSITNPRAYIESNIDGFFNVLECCRWNRVEHLVFASSSSVYGLNGKVPFSEKDSIAHPVSLYAASKKSNELMAHAYSHLYGIPVTGLRFFTVYGPWGRPDMSPFLFADAVLHDRPVKVFNQGDMLRDFTYIDDIAEGVIRCIDRVAEPDPAWNAECPDPACSSAPYRIYNIGNSEPVRLMDFIAAVEAACEKEAVKEYLPMQPGDVYQTNADTSALQRDMGYKPSKDIREGIRETVAWFKSYYHLE
- a CDS encoding UDP-glucose dehydrogenase family protein; translation: MNIAIVGTGYVGLVTGTCFAEMGVNVTCVDVMEEKIESLKKGIIPIYEPGLEDMVHRNFQAGRLRFTTDLAEVLDEVEVVFSAVGTPPDEDGSADLKYVLEVAHTIGRGINKYILVVTKSTVPVGTARKVKAVIQEELDKRGVEVGFDVASNPEFLKEGNAVDDFMKPDRVVVGVESEEARRLMEKLYKPFMMNNYRLIFTDIPSAEMIKYAANSMLATRISFMNDIANLCELVGADVNMVRKGIGADSRIGSKFLYPGCGYGGSCFPKDVKALIKTAEKNGYRMRVLEAVEEVNETQKTVLFHKLAKYYPDLSGKTIAIWGLAFKPETDDMREATALVMIGLLTRAGAKVRVYDPIAMPECRRRVGDRVEYARDMYDAVVDADALLLLTEWKEFRLPGWNVLKKLMKQCILIDGRNIYDAGELKEQGFVYECIGK